The Montipora capricornis isolate CH-2021 chromosome 3, ASM3666992v2, whole genome shotgun sequence genome includes the window aggttcttatgtgTGGGTCTTTACTGTATTTTGCAGGGTTACCAGTAGTAACTTTTACCCTGTTGTACAAGCATGACAGTAtgccatgttttcagtttcgTGTGCATGGGAGTTCCTTGaattgtgttcatcttttcattACCAATCctaataaactgaaaaaccaactagtaaggtagaatatgtatggtagaattttaccatgtgagttaaaagaagaaaagttTACCCCATCAAATTGGCCTTCAAGAATTTCCTGGCAGATCTGTTCATTTGAGGCACCTATGTTTTCAACTTTCGTTTTAAGTTCAGCCACTTTTTACCTTGTgcagttttaaagtttgtttcaaatcctccgctgagttcgctttgacgtcagttcatatgacactggggcaaaaccaacttgattttgaatagAATTGTTTGCAGACAGGGGCTGTGGAGCACTTTTATTTACACTGGGTGACAGCCTGTGCAACCTTACATAACATGCACCACAGCACCTTAAACTGCTTATGAGGGCCACACagccaaactttttttccaaaaaagttttcttagcttcagggaacaaatcatctactgactttggagatatgtccaggttggaccctaattagatgcacgcggatttcaataagtgtcacgaagtgtccccttgctcttctcgccaacttcaacatcacttgtgtctcagaatacagacaatttatgtcacaaagtgtcccccaaatgctactctttaagtgaagattagctgctgcatttacccaaagctaaaaataatgctgacctttacccttaccttattgtcgaaaataggtagcaaatgcttagacttaaagggacactttgtgttggatgtcaaaattgggcgtgtatctaattagggtcaaacctggacataagtggactttggtagtgactttaaatgttttagctTGTACAGGGGAGTTGTGCATTTGGACACTGAACATCAGAGGCGGATAGTGACATTCCTAcaggcttgacatttttcctttaacatcatTTATGGGATGAGATTCTTCCTTGTAGGTTTTTTACATATACTGTAAGTAagtactgatgaagacattgtttacaatctctgtggctcagctgggactagtttctttcttcttttttttttttttttcaattcttcacaaagatcaaaccttcaataactcttttttttttaactttgatataagctagacttaactctagtgaattggaaaatgaaacatttgtggctaattttatgataaattcaactcaacaatcgaaattgaaagttgacaATTGAAGCTAAGCTGAAAACAATCTTGATGTGTAATTTTAAAGGGGGAACTGAAAACGAAACACTTAAACACTGGGGGTCTCACGAATCTTTTTACGAAAGAAGTGTGCGGGAGATAAGCTGAAAATCAACTCTAAAGGAACCTATCCACGAATACTCAAtacctttccaaaaaaaaaaaaggacaaaattaccttttgcaaggtctagcgatagagtacaccgagctgtaacgacaacagcagtccgtaaacgatctgtaggaaacctcactgaaccgtaacgcaagtgacagaagctgcttccacatcaacttgactacctctaactcgaatatcagatcaccggtcacagacaaggcaatgacaaaagaactgttcacactattttaatagaagtataataagaattcatcctaggtttgcagtctcaagatagtccaaaagcaagtcttgacacactaattctagactggatctcttattagcagagtcggagaactcgaaaaGTTACGGCAGAAAGatcttttcgaacaatttgTGTACTGGTTATAACCTTGCAAGAAGGTTAAACTAAATACGATAAATTCAccgcttcaaaacgtttttcaaagctttacagatctttccgaagtggctgaatgaaatacctgtgtaaaatggTTCGCTAATCGCTTGCACTCAACACAACTTCTATGTGCTCTTCCACCGCGACACAATATGGCCGACGGTACAAGTCCTGATCTGTAAGTAAGATGCGCGCAAGTtcttatgggatttttggccgctggcgcgctttattgctcgatgttcaaaaaaatctcgtcttaaTAGTTTTAACGCCTTACGCCATCTGATTTGCATCGTCTGAGAGAAAACGTCTTCGTTTCCTTTCCAGTTAGCCCTCCGTCCATTGCCAAATAACCAGTATAACATTTGAAGATGACAGTGCTCCCGAATCAGGTTAACAAGGAGAACAAAATCGTATTACGGCTTCGAATAATTTTATGCAACACCTTATTCGCATATGAAGACCGGGAAAATGAATTTGATGAGAATGTCCCTCCAAACGTAAAAAGTAAACACGTTTGAGGCCAGGCCCTTTGGCTCTGATAGTGCTCTACTTAAAATATGGACATAATACGCGTCTGTTATCAACCGTAAGATAGAAATAACTTTACTACGAAGCGTATCAGGTACAAGTTCACCTCCGAAGATTCCGTCGATATCCCAGAAATATAAAAGATTCTGATGAGTTATAGTTCACATTCACTGACGTCATATTCTGATTAAATGACCGCTGACATGCACTTTCTGAGCCGCAATGTTGTAGTTCAAACATTTTTTGAGGCCAAAAGTTGATTAGTAAAGAAAAAGGTTTGAAACATCGACATTCATATTCTAAGCttcaagggaaaaaaataatcaatttttggCTTTCCCTTTAACATTCTGTTTGCAGCATTCCAATTGTAACGTTTGCGGCTTTGATATGAATATTCTATGGTCAAAGTTTGTTCTTTGCTTTCAGGCGGCTGATGAAATCACCCTGAAAAACATACATTATTCATACACCTTTTAAAGGAAATCTTTACGCGAAATTTGCCATAACGCAAGACAAACGAAATCAGGATATACTGCAGTGTGAGTATAATGAAATAGTTTTCGTTCACTGTGGCTTCACTAAGCTGCCACCAGCAGCAGGTCAACATCTAAATGGCCAGATAAGATTTAAGGCGGGGATCACACGATGATATTTCTCCCACCCTCCTCTTTGTCGTTATTGTTTAATGGAAACGAAGTAAATGAAATCTTGTGAGTTCTAAAATATTAACGATGCTGTTAAAGAATATGAATGTGCCACTATTTCGGCGTTAACTCTGAGGCAATACATATCCACAAACAcgtaaatgaaattaaatatCGAAATACGAGCACTAAGAAAATTAACAACGGTTActtttaaaatgaaactgttaaaaTATGATACGTTTGACTCAAAACGTGCGGTATTTTCAAGTTGAAAAGACTTCTCAAATTTCTGAGGCGCTTTTCACACAAGTTTACAAAGTGCACTTTCCGtataataataaacataatATCAAATGTGCtttaatataaaaataaataaatttaataagATACAATATATATGTGGAACTTTTTAAAAGCTACGAAACTACAAACCTGTAAAAATTCATGAAGAAGCCAGCAAGAAAATGCGTTTTTAAAGTCTCTTTAATTAATTTCTCTAACGTATTAGTGTCTTAGTCAGTGGAGGTAGAAAAGTAATAATtaatagactgatataaatagCTAGAATGACTGAAAAGTAATGCAAGGAATCGGTTTTAATATAAAGATCAGAGAGaaaatttattgcccagaggaAAATTATGGATTTATGCTGAGTGCGACATGCTTAGTTAGTTATTTTCCATGTTGTAGTTTGGGCATTTCTGTCATCCGGGATTTTCTGGAGATCCGGCATTCACCATTTGTGCAAGCCAGGCGGAAGCTGATTCAACAGAgtcaaatcaaataattttcccTCCCGACCCTCCctatttttactttcttgtggATGTCGTGTGTCCCCTCACTTTTGCTGGGATCATGTCTTCTATATTTGGGTATTTCCTAGGTTACCATGCTGATTTTTAATAAACGGCCTAGCCCATCAgggcttggccaaaatatcccaaacaaaTGTGGTATTATTACTGTCCCAGCAAACGGAGCTCGCCCAGAGCAAtgccttgccaacaatatcagtAAGACTGTATGGAGCATGAAGCATAAAGAGAATCCATTTCTGCAAGTTAAGCGCTAGGGCCGGACAGGGGTTGCGAGGGATGTGGGCACAAGAATGAGATAAAGGTGGCTCTAATATTCCGAGGATGCGATAAATCTTACTTATGACGGCTTACTCCTCCCTGTTTCTCAGGCAACTACTACTCAAGATATCTTTGCTCATTCTGGCAAATGTTGCACCAAAAAGGTGTACTAACGAAGCAGCCTGCATCTAAATATTTTAGTTTTATGAGAGAATATGggtaaaaatgactttttttaaaGTCGACTTTTTTCAAACTCGACTTTCGAGTGCGAACGGTACGATtgcgtttttcctttttatttatttatttttttaatattttggaTGTCTTGAATTGAGACTTCCTGGCTATTCCTGTAGTTTTAAAAGTACTTTACCTGGTTGTGGTCCAACGTACGCCACACTCGCAGTCCACACACCACCGTATGTGAATCCTTGCAGGGCTTCCAAAGGTAACACCCACCAAGGTTCTCGAAGGTAAGAATAGAGCAAGAATCGCAAACCATAGCATGCCAAGCCAGTGTACAGCACAGCATCGTGACCAATCTTCTGAACAAAGTAAGTCGCCATGAAAAACATGAGAACCTCGGAAAGGCAATTAACGGCAACTATAAGGGTGAAGAGGATTGGAGTTCCACCAATGTCTTGAAGGAACCAGAACAGGAACGAAAGCTGAAGACTGTGGGAAAATCCTAAGAATAGCAGAGTGAAAATAAATGTACCATTCTTCAGGTTGCAGAAGATCTTCAGACCTTTCCAGAATTCGTTTTCGGCTGAAACTTCGTGTTTCGGATCAGAGGTtgggaatttgaaaaagaacgctACGAAGAAGTCCATAATCATCGCAACTGCAAATACGTAAAAAATTGAGACGTAGTTGATGCTGTCCTCAAACGGACAAGAGTTGAAAGCTGTGACCACTGCTCCAGATATCAATGATCCTATTCCCCAACCTATCGATCCAAATAGACGCTGCCTACCATACTCGTGTTCGCGGCCGCTTAAGATGCCAAGTGTTCCGCTATCGGTAAGCATTGGAGCTGGCGCTGCGATAAATTCACCCAGAAACACAATGACGAGCAACGTGATAAAGATTGTTTGGTTATCCTTTACGCGGAAATCCTCCTTGATGTTCTGTTTTTTACGCTTTTTGTTTTTCGTTAATATTTTGGATTGTCCTTCTTTGGGTAGTCTAGGATTATCCCCACGTCTGGGCCCTTCGTCTTCTGAGTTCTCCACTCGAGTGCCCTCGGCGACAGCTGAGTTACCGTGTCCAACGTCATTCTCGAAATCCCAAATCGTGCCACGTTCGAAGCTTTCCGCAAATTTTCCCTCCTCATTTGTGATTACAGAACCTGCGGTCTCATTTGAACCACCGCGTGAAATAATCATTCTTGTTTTGCTCGTAAAGACGTTTTGCGAATTCCTTGTCAGGTGTCGACGCGTGGAACGATCGATAGCCCTGCGTCCTGGAAAGAACATTTGAGTGGCTTGGCTAAAGTTCGTCCCGTTTGCCTCGGGATAACACGGAAGATCGAATGGTGAAACGACGCTCTGGGAAAAGTGGGCTATGGTTGTTCCTATAATGGAGATAATAAGTATAAGCTTGGGTCGGTTGCATACGTCGGTCACCATTCCCCAGAGCGGAGAGCATAGCATCTTAACGAAGGGACGAACGCCGAGCAGAATACCAGATTCACGAGCGGTGAGCCAAAGTTGTTTATAGAAGACTCCAAGGTACGGAAGAAAAGCACCGGTTGccatgaagaagaaaaagaaagacagtTTGGGAATTACCAAGTCCTTGTCCACTAAATCTAAAATCGTTTTAGACATTTTTACTGATTTTTCCTCGAACCTTTGGCATGTCTTCGACGAACTCGTTTCTGGCAATGTGGCAGTTTTTCGTTCCATATCAAATCTCAAAGTAAATCTACATCAGTGGCCGAAGATCCCTGATAACATTCTACTCAGAAATATCTTAGCACGGCGAAATTAATTTGCTGGCTTTCCTGTGAAACTGTGAACCACCTCAGTACAATGGAGCTCGAAAGATGTTCTCCAGAAATTCAATTTCGACTGCAAAAGCGACGATCCTTAAGACCGGTGAGATCGCCCGAATTGTACTGAGTCGGATGAGAAGTAACACCAGAGTGGATCGGcgtgaaaataacaaaatttgaagcacTTTAAACCACCTTCCTCCCAATGTAAACAGCTGAGACTAACTGTTTATTGGCTGCCAAATTCGATTTACGTTAACAATTTCAGTCCTCCCTCGAGCACAATGCTGCGTATGTTACGTTGTCAATATAAGCGAGAGTGACAACAAAATCCTCAATTTAAAGGCCTCATCAAATAATCGCTTAAGAATTCTTTGCGGTTTGCATTGACATCGCCTTTCGCGGGAAAATATACACGTCTCAATAGATCTTGAATCAACAATTTATGTATTTGAATGcataaatatttttgttgttttacatTCTCAAGTTGGATAGGAAATAAAATTCAATTAATGTGTCAATTTTTTGTCTCCTCGTGCGAGTAAGCGATGAGAAATTTGAAACTCGAAGGGTAACCGGCAAAACGAAAGAAGTCACCACACTTTATGTAAATCGGTAATATTTGATTTAACTAGCAATATTTGAACTACACTGAATAAATTTCTAACGTTATTTAAATTTCTCTTTGCAATGCACCAAATTGATACCATAGGAAGTCACTAACATTGAACGGATGAATTCAGTGCACGCTGTGATGCGGATAACATAAAAAAATGTCCAAATTTTAGATTTTGTACTATCAAAAGCTAACCTATGCAATTTTAATACAAGTTAACTTCAATAGCCCCACTCAGTTGTTTTTGCAGCTGGAAACAGAATTTCAAATCTATAAAGTAACTTGCCGCACCAGCTAatgttttattattaaaaactcaGGCTTTCTTTGGAAATTGTCGCACTGTTTTAAGAGGTGCACGGTTTTCTTTGCGGTAACTTGTTGCGGCGAATGATATGAAAACGCCTTCAATCTGATCTCTTCAAACAGTAGCTAGGTAACGGAACATGGTTCAAAACCATCGACAAGGAGAAAAAGGGGAATTTACTTTAACTCCATCTTTTAAAATAAACCTGGCTCCAGTTCTTTAATCAGTTgcacaaattgttttattgaggttttgttatttttatcgcTTGTCAACTCCTGTCCTTAAACTGTGTAAAGGAAGGATTGCCGGCTTCTGTTTATAGCTCCAAGCGAGACACAAGTTTAAAGTGAACTATACCAGATTTTTGAAACCCAGCAAAAAACCGTCGACAGTTTTTGCTATTCATGCAACACGAAATCTAAAACATGTTGaataaaacaattgtttaaTGGCATTCTTTCCACTGACATCCCACGAAGAAATTTACCGGTAAACCTAATTTTCTCCATGAATGAACGGAAAGACTGTCCTTTACACTAATATAATTAATGTACGAGTTTTggagaaaagaaaggaatatGAAATTTAGTCTCAGTTTGAGTTGTACACAAAGAAAGTAAGTATAATTTTGCATATGAATAACGAAAGACTTTGTAaatgaaaaagagaaataatcAAGGCAGTCATCAATACGAAAACATATTGTTTGTAGCGAATTCAGAGCTTAAAATAAGAATCGATCAAAAAAGTTCCTGTGGTTTCCAATGGTTTTTAGTCAAAATCACCTTGCCGCCGCGTTGCTGCTAAATTTATCATGCAATGACACCCAAAAAAGGAACCATAAACTGCATTTATAAACACCAGTGATGGCCAGACAAAGGAatcatttcaaaatattcatttagCCTACGCTTTGTAGACAAATTGACAGTGGGTTGGTTGATATTTAAATAATCCTTAACATTGTGGTCACTATTAGAATGACACGTCAGTTTTTTAGTTCATGACACGATTTCAGGGGCCA containing:
- the LOC138042679 gene encoding major facilitator superfamily domain-containing protein 6-like, with amino-acid sequence MERKTATLPETSSSKTCQRFEEKSVKMSKTILDLVDKDLVIPKLSFFFFFMATGAFLPYLGVFYKQLWLTARESGILLGVRPFVKMLCSPLWGMVTDVCNRPKLILIISIIGTTIAHFSQSVVSPFDLPCYPEANGTNFSQATQMFFPGRRAIDRSTRRHLTRNSQNVFTSKTRMIISRGGSNETAGSVITNEEGKFAESFERGTIWDFENDVGHGNSAVAEGTRVENSEDEGPRRGDNPRLPKEGQSKILTKNKKRKKQNIKEDFRVKDNQTIFITLLVIVFLGEFIAAPAPMLTDSGTLGILSGREHEYGRQRLFGSIGWGIGSLISGAVVTAFNSCPFEDSINYVSIFYVFAVAMIMDFFVAFFFKFPTSDPKHEVSAENEFWKGLKIFCNLKNGTFIFTLLFLGFSHSLQLSFLFWFLQDIGGTPILFTLIVAVNCLSEVLMFFMATYFVQKIGHDAVLYTGLACYGLRFLLYSYLREPWWVLPLEALQGFTYGGVWTASVAYVGPQPGSGATIQGIIHGVYWGLGMAIGGVLGGIMVHQIGARLTFRLEAAFSFVILVLFFAINNLHEKRKRYSTIPSDEQETGDETEEGDTPK